CGGGGGGTGCTGTCCcctgccccccccgccccgccccgcccgggcGTCACCTGGGAAGTGGTCGAGGACGTTGCGGTAGGAGGGGACGCGGCGCCAGGAGCCGTCGGCGGTGCCGCGCAGGAGGCGCTCGTAGAGCTCCCGCATCGCACGGCTCCAGCTCCCGTTGGGCAACGCCAGGTCCTGGGGGGCCGCACGCCCCGAGCAGGGTGCCtgggggatggggacggggacagggacagggggatggggacagggggatggggacagggggagagggacagggggagaggaggatgtGGGGCACAGGGCACAGGgacagggggacacggggacagggagGATGGGACAGGGGGACACGAGGATATGGGGACACGAggcacagggacatggggatatgTGGACATGGGGACAGCGGGATATGGGGACACGCAGGGGGGGAGTGGTGGTGACAGCGGGGTCAGCACTGGGGATGCTCTGGGGAGCAAGGGGACTTCGGGGTGTGTCCCCAGTGGGGcgtcccctctgtccccatgtccccaccccgTGTGCCCCGGTTGCTGCCCCCTGTCCCCACCCCATGCCCCCATGGCCCTATGTCGTGACCCCGTGTCCCCACCCCGTGTTCCACACCCCACGTCCCCACACGTCCCCACacgtccccacgtccccacccCACGTCCCCACCCCATGGACCTGTGCTCCCCatcccatgtccccgtgtcacGTACCCGTGTCACCACCCTGTGTCCCCACACGTCCCTacatgtccccacgtccccaccccatgtccccaggctgtgtcccctgtcccccaccccatgaccccatgaccccaccccatgtccccgtgtccccgtgtcacTGCCCTGTGTCCCCTGCCCCtcaccccctgtccccatgaccccatgaccccccaccccccccccccccgcccccgtcCCCCACTCACGGTTCCCTCGCCCCGGGGccgtccccgtgcccccagcgCCCCGGCCACGaccccgcggccccgccgcagcCACATGGCGCCGGCAATGACGTCACGGCCGCTGAGGGAGACCCGGCGCTGACGTCACAGGGGTGCGGCGGTGACGTCAGCCCGGCTCAGGGGGAGCTCCCGGCGGCTCCGGAGGTCAAAGGTCAGCGCGGTGCCCGCTGCCCCCTGACCCCGTGACCTTcagcgccccccgccccgcccccacCCGCGGCTCCCGCGGCGCCGCGCGCCCTCCGGACACGGCGCCCGCCACGCCCCGCCCCCCGCGCCAGCGACGTCAcagggagggggcgtggccagaGGGAGGGGGCGCGGCCAGTTGAAGGGGCGGGGCcagcgggagggggcggggcctcggcTGCTTCCGTAGCGCCcgcgcgcccccgccccgccctgggggtgcctggggggctccgggggtcCACGGGGTCCTCCCGCCCCCACCACAGCTCCCCCAAGGGGCCCCGCACGGCTCCAGCCACCCCACACGGCCCCTGCCgagccccacagagccccgtgcagccccagagagaccccacagcccccaaacAGCCCCCACGCAGCCCCTTTGGGCCCCACGCAGCCCCCATAtggccccccacagcccccccacacagccccatagacacctgcacagccccacacaCCCCTCACAGCCCCTAACAGCCCTGTATGGCCCCTAGAGGTGACCCGAACAGCCCCGTACAGAGCTCCACGGCACTGACAGCCCCGTGTGGGCCCTACagaccccccccacaccccctgtGTGGGCCCTATagacccccccccacaccccccgtGTGGGCCCTATAgacccccccacagcccctgtgTGGGCCCTATagacccccccccacaccccctgtGTGGGCCCTATagacccccccacacacccccgtCCAACCCCCATAGGTCCTCTCTAAAGCCCTGTACAGCCCCCGaagcccccaccccacccctctGGTTTACTACGAGCCCTacagacccccccccaccccccccacagccccattAGGACctcacacagccctgcaggcaaGACGGGGACACGAAGGAGCCGGGGACCCCGGGGGGGACCCCACAGAGGGAGGCAGCCGCGGTGTCATACAAAACAGCTTTATTGGGGGCCAGCGGGGGCCGGGGCGGtgccgggggtggggggcaccggggcaggggggggctTCACTTCCTGCCCTTCTGCTTCATGTGCACCACGAAGTAGTCGTTGCAGGCGATGGTGAGCCCGGCCACCAGCGAGAAGAAGCCCTGGAAGCCCACCTTGCCGTCCCGGCACTGGTCCAGGTCCTTCATGATCTTGTCCAGCGCCATGGGGTCACGCTGGTTCtgcaggggggggggcacagccggGTCACggccctgtccccccccagatttattttctcccccccaccccctaggatttatttcccccccccctcacctccaaGAAGCCGGGGAACTCCTTCTCCATCAGCACCCGCAGGTCCTCCTTGCTCAGGTGGTTTTTGTCCCCCGCGTACTTGTGGAAGGTGAACATCAGCGTCTCCATGGCCTGCTCCATCTGGGACGGCatggctgggggggctccgggggggctcctgggggggctcctgggggttctgggggctctggggggggcacagcagcGCTCAGCGCACACCCGGAGCTTTCCACCCGGGTGACTCAGCCCCGGGCAGCGGCCGCAGGGTGGGgcccgggggggtggggggggtggagaatggggggggtgggggtgtgctgcgggtgtccccccccctcgtccatttccccccccctccccgttaTAGGGCACCCCAGGGAACCCCGGCGTCATGGGCTGGCTGAGTCACGGGGGCGTTTCGGTGCCTCCTCCCTGGGTggggctcagccccccccccccctttggaTTCCccacatctgggggggggacacaccccatgcagcccccccccccccccgcggttTTGAGAAGGGAAGCAGAGATTGGAGATTTTGGAGATTTGGGGGGATGAGAGCAGGTTGTGGGGTGCCCCCAACCACCgccgtgaccccccccccagacccaaCTCAGCTGCAGGGGACCCCCTGGTGCTGCGGGAGGGGGGTCACGGGGGGGTTCAGGCTtggttttggggacccccccgcgGTTTGCGGCGTGGCCCAGGAGCTGCCCGCCACCGGAACAGGAACCAGCCCAGCCCTCGGGgaaaaacgggggggggggcaccctcTGCACcgcaggaccccccccaggaccccccccagcccaggctgaacccccccgggggcagcagcGCTGCGGGGGGGCTGTGGCCTcttggggaggggtgggggggacaccccCCAGGGCGCCCCCAAACTTTATGGGATATTGGGGGGAGtgcccatgggggggggggggagagggaaacCCCTTCTAAAGGGGGGGCAGGATTGGGCTCCCATTGAATGGGGGGGGCAAAATCCGGTCCCCCCCGATGGGAAGGGTGGAATGGGGGGGTCCCTCTGAGAAAGGGGGGGTCCCTCTAGGAACAGGGGGGTACTCTAAGAAATGGGGGGGTCCCTCTAGGAACGGGGGGGGTCCGGAATTGGGGCTCCCTCCAAGAAAGGGGGGGATCCTCTaggaaagggggggggtcaggaCTGGGGGTCCTCTAAGAAACGGGGGGGGGTCTattaaaaggggggggggggcagcattGGGGGCAACACCGCCCCACCCGGGGGCTCCCCTCCAAAATGAGGGGTGCGGGACCGGCCCCCCCATAGAGAGGGGTGCAggacccggggggggggaaggattttgggggtgtccctcgggacggggggggggaccgggaccgggacgggGCCGGTACTCACCGGGCAGCGCGGAGCGGGGCAGTGGCGGGGAGCGGCGCCGCCCGGGATAGGCACGGCGGGGGCGGgacggccccgggggggggggtccgggggggtgggaggtgggggggggggggcagggcctcggggtgggtgtggggggggaacAGCCCGGGGCGGCCCCGCTGAGTCAGCCGCGACCCGCCCGGCACTGCCTGGCACCACCCTGGCcttggtgtcccccccccccccccaaaaaaaaaaagtgcccctgacccccccaaaagtgccccagacccccccccattCTGTCTCTCcatctgcccccccccccacccgtcctgccccctctcctcctgcccccaccacccccccccaccggatacggggaccccccccggggccaCCCTGGCTGAGCGCACCCCGGCacgatgggggggggggctgggggggggattaGCGGGCGCAATTAGCGCTAATTAGCGGCCCCGGGGCAGCAGCGGGCGCGTGGCGGGGCACGGGGCCAGCGGCCGCCCCCGCAGCGCCCCGGGGAGCTCCCGGtgctggggcggggggggcacgggggggagcacgggggggttatttgggggggggggagggcatggggacccccccccggccctgcggACCCCAGGGgataaatgggggggggggggccggggggtgcAGTGGGCAGGGCAGGCGGGGCCCCCccgcacccatgggtgctggcgGCCTCCCCTGGCacggggggaaggggggggcctGGGCCCGGGCCCCTCTcgctgggggggctccttcaggaccccccctccccaaaatgccccccccatgtgtcccccccctccaccttcagccccctcccctcagccccccccatacccccagGGCCGGCattccccagccccccccccccaatttctCCCCCCCTCACGTaacccccggccccccccgtcACCCCAaggcccccccccaaacacgggaccccccccagccccccgccgccctcccggCGCTCTGCCCGCACTCAAGATGGCGGCGCCCCCCCGTGGCCCGCAATGGGCGCGAAGCCGCCCGGCGAACCCCGCCCGCCCGctcccaagatggcggcggcggcgcgcgcCCAACCGGGCGGGCGGGCCGCCGCCTTGCCAGCCTGCCCACACCCAACATGGCGGCCGCGCCGCAACGCTCCGGAAGGGCGCTGAAGCCGGCGGCCCCCTCCCCGGAAGTCCCCGCCCTCCTGCCCTTATCCAACATGGCTcctctctccccagctttcccaACGGGCGTGAAGCCGGCGAGGTGCGCGGGGCCCGGATGTGGGCGGGGCGTCGCGGGGGGGGGCGGAGCCGGATGTGACGTCGCGCCGCGAGAGCCGCCCGCGagcggggagcggagcggaCGGAGCCAACATGGCGGCGCCGAGCCTGGCCCGGCCCTgacgggaggcggcggcggcggcgcctgGGCCcgagcagcggcggcggcggcagcggcccGGGGGGAGCGCAGCGGGGCCGAGCGGGCgggcatggcggcggcggcggcctaGGGCGAGCCGCGGCGGCGCCTGCGGTgagggcccggcccggcggcagcggcggcggcggcgcctgacaggccccggcccggcccggcccgagAGGCCTCGGGCGTGGAGGCCGCgggggggccccgggggggccgcAGCGCTCAgcccgcggggccgcccccccccctcggaGCTCCCCGGGCTCGGTGCcatccccgcaccccccccccccccaccgccagGCCGGGGTTCAGGggttccctcccccccccccgccggtTCCCGAGCGGGGcccggggaggctgcggggagcccccggggTGGGGCCGAGGCCTTGGGGGCGGCTGCGGTAAAaagaggggagcggggccggggctgagcgGGGCCCAGCGGCCCCTCGGTGCCCGGGGGGGCCCTGCCGGGGGGGAGCGAGGCCGGGCACGGAGCTGAGACCctgaggggggggaagggatgGGCTGAGGGCCGGCCCGGCTGCAGgagcccggtgcccggtgccgtGACCTGGGTCAGCGCCTGGAGCTGCGGTAGGGACCGAGCCGGGATTTGGGGAGCTCTGAGCGGCCGCCCCCCGCTTGGGAGCCGCTGGGAGAAAGGAGCGGGGTCACCCCGAACGGCCGGGGGCTGGGAACGGAGCGGCCCCAGGAGCCCGAGGCTGGGCCTGgactttcctcctcctccccccccgtGTCCGTAAGGTATTTCAGGgtgaagtaggaaaaaaaaaaaacagagagagagaaggttTGGGCGTCAGAGTTGTGGGAAGGAAACGGCAACAAAAGGACTcgcggggggctgctggcaaGTCCACCAGCTGGAGCAGCGAAGCCGAGGCCCGGTGCTGGAAGTTTGGCTCCCCCGGCAGCGGAgccgccccgagccccccggggggAGCCGAGGTGCCGGTGGCGGGCGCTTTGCTTAAAGAGCCGAGGAGAAAAAGGGGACAGGAACCTGCCCAGAGCTCCCGCTTGGCTGCTGCGCCCCGCTCGGATACAGGCGAGGCCCgcggagctgctcctgcaggttGGTGCCGCTCCCcccggctctgccctgccctgccccttgCTTGTAGAAGGCACCcaccgggctggggggggggggtttgggggggctgggggtgccgggctgggggctgtggggctgcgttgGGGTTGGGAGCCACGTTGGGGCTGGCCCCAAGTGGAGGTTTGGGGGCTGTGGCTGAggggcagcacccaggggtgaccctgagctgggagggggctgctgcccgtgggggggtggggggggggaccccaagaaGGGGCTGGGTGTGATCCTTGGTGCCTTGAGGTGGTGACGTTGTCCGTGTCGTGGTCCCTGCCTGTGCCTTGGTGGCCGTGGCTGGAGCTCTGagtgccctggggctgccttCCCTAaagggggggtgagggggggggggacaaaaaaaaaaaaaggtgaattttTGGTGAATTTTCTGGTTCTTTCCATGCGGGGCTGGTTTCGGTTCTGCCCGGTGCTGGCACAGGGCACGTCGCTTGTGGCACCCGCTGGGGACCCGGCACCCACCCCAGACTTTGCCCCTGTGttcggtgcccccccccccccggggattTTCCCCCCTCCCATTCCAGGCCCGTTCCTGCTCCGTTTCAGCTCCtcacccccccggggggggctgcagccctgggccCTGCCCTGATGGGCCCTGtggtgggagctggggctgctgcagggctcctgccatcaccgggggggggggcagggattAGAAGGGGGGGGGTGAGCGAGGAGCTGAGCGCTCAGCAGCACCGATCCCTCCCCCAGCTCGGCCCCGGGGGCCGTGGCTGCCGGCTCTATTTTTACCCCCGCTGCCgggagctgccctggggagggctggggcagctcaGCCCCCGTCCCGCTgggcagcccgggggggggttTTTTGGGGCTGGGACGCGTCCACTCAGCCCCtgtggccgggggggggctctcGGGGTCCCTCCCGTGATGGGTGGGCACGGGGACGGTGCCCCCGGTGCTGCCCCAGGGGCAAAGTGCTGCGGGGGAAAGGCCAAAAgtcctcgggggggggcagccgcGGGCTCCTCGCgttgcttctcctcctcttttgcCCTCTGCCCTCCCCAGTTACCCGCCCCGTCCTGCCCTGTC
This Anas platyrhynchos isolate ZD024472 breed Pekin duck chromosome 26, IASCAAS_PekinDuck_T2T, whole genome shotgun sequence DNA region includes the following protein-coding sequences:
- the S100A10 gene encoding protein S100-A10 yields the protein MPSQMEQAMETLMFTFHKYAGDKNHLSKEDLRVLMEKEFPGFLENQRDPMALDKIMKDLDQCRDGKVGFQGFFSLVAGLTIACNDYFVVHMKQKGRK